GCTGGAAGAGCAGGCGGATGCCGCGGGCGAGGTCGGACTCGAGGCCGAAGGCGTCACGGTGCTCGGTGAACTGGGCGATGTTGCCGGGGAACACGGCGACGAAGAACGCGGCCGTCACGGCGCCGACCAGGCCGCGGGCCGGCTGCCGCCAGGTGAGCAGCAGCGCCAGGCCGAGCGCGATTTCGACGACGCCGGACGCGACCACGACGAAGTCGGCGTCCAGCGGGATCCACGGCGGGACCTGGGCGTGGAACTCGTCGCGCAGCACCGTGAGGTGGCCGGTGCCGGCGCCGAGCAGGGCCAGGCCGAGCAGTGCCTGTGCGGCGATTGCGAGCACGCTTCGCTCCCCGTGTTGATCGACGGCCGCCCGGCGTACGGCGGTCGTAGGGTCGGTCGATGGATCTTTATGTGCGGTACGTGCCCGGTGCGCTGTCCGACCCGGACGCCGTGTTCGGCTTCCTGCGGACGCTGGAGTGGGATGAGGGGATGCGGGCGCGGCAGACCGCCAGTTTCGGTACGCCGTACGACTATTCCGGCCGGCATCATGATCCTAGGCCGATGCCACCGGAGCTCGCAGCGGTGGCGGGGACGGCATCGGTCCACGCCGGACACGGTTTCGACAACTGTCTGGCCAACCGGTACGAGACCGGCGCGAACACGATGGGGTTCCACCGGGACTCGTACGCGGGGCCGGCCCCGGGCAGCGCGGTCGCGATCGTGTCCCTGGGCGCGACCCGCACGCTGGTCTTCCGCGGTCTCGACCGGCAGCGGCGGGTGGAGATGCCGCTCGCGCACGGCTCGCTGCTGCTGATGACGGAGGAGACCCAGCGGCACTGGTCGCACGCCGTGCCGCGGGCGGACGGTGTGGGACTGCGGTTCAGCCTGACGTTCCGGCTGTCCGCGTCGTGACGGCGGCCGGGCGCACCGCATGCCTGACCGCCGCGGGTGGTGGAGGTAGGCAACGGATGCCGATGCGGGTGTCCCGCGTCCGGGGCCACGATGACGCGTCCCGCCCGGCACGGTGCCGGGCAGCGGACGGATTGCCCGCATCCCCGATCCCCGAGGTGTAGACGTATATGCACAGACTCCGTTCGGCCCTCGTGACCGCCGTGCTGGCGGTCACCGCCACGGTGGCGGCCGCGACACCCGCTCAGGCGACGGGCCTGACTCCCGGTGACTACGTGGCGCTCGGCGACTCGTTCGCCTCCGGCGTCGGCGCGCCGCCGTACCTCGAGTCCAGCGGCGCGTGTCTGCGGAGCGAGGACAGCTACCCGCGTACCTGGGCGCGCATCCACTCCGATTTCACCCTCCGCGACATGACGTGCAGCGGCGCCACCATCGCCGATGTGCGCGCCGGCCAGATGGGCGCGCTCGGTGCGCGGACCACGCTCGTCACGATCACCGTGGGCGGCAACGACGACGGCTTCACCAACACCGTCCGCACGTGCCTGACCGGCACCGACGCGGACTGCAAGGCGGCCACCGACCTGGCCGCCCACTACGCACGCACCACGCTGGCCGACGACCTGGCCGCGCTCTACACCGACATCCGGGCGCGGGCGCCGCACGCGCGGGTCCTGGTGCTCGGGTACCCGCGGCTGGTGGCGGAGGGGACCGGCAGCTGCGGCGCGGTCGGCCTCAGCGCCGCGAAGCGGCAGCAGGTCACGCACAACGCCGATCACCTGGCCGCGGGCATCGCGGACGCGGCCGGCCGGGCCGGTGTGCGGTTCGTCGAGATGCGGCTGCCGTTCCTCGGTCACGAGGCGTGCACCACCCCGATGAAGAACGAGTGGATCCACGGCGTGAGCGCGGACGTCACCAAGCACGTCCAGATCTTCCACCCGAAGAGGTACGGCCACGCCGTGGTCTACGCGTACATGCTGTCCGCGGAGATCAGCAAGCTCTGAGGCGGGTGACCGGGGGTGGGCCGCGGCGCACCCCCGGTTCCGCGGCCGGCGGGCCGCCGTCGATCGGCCGAGCGCGTCGATCAGCTGAGCGCCGCGCGCCAGGACGCGACCAGGTCCGGGTCGACCGGCCGGTCCCAGCGGCCCTCCGGGCGGACCGCACCGCCGGTGTGGAACGCGGTGACGCCGGCCTCGCGCAGCGGCGTCAGGTGGGGTGGGCGGAGGCCGCCGCCGGCCAGGACCGGGATGCCGGACGCGGCCTCGGCGGCGAGGACGGGCAGGCCGTCGGTGACGCCGGACGGGCAGCCGGCGGTCAGGACACAGTCGAGGCCGGGCAGGTCGCGCAGCACGTCCCAGGCCGCGGTCCGGTCGGCCGCGTGGTCGATGGCGCGGTGGAACGTCCACGGCGCGCCGTCCAGCACGTCGAGCAGTTCCTGCACGGCCGGCAGGTCGACGCCGCCGGCGGGGGTGAGGAAGCCGAGCACGAACTCGGTCGCACCGGCGCCGCGGACCGCTTTGGCGGTGCCGCGCAGTGCGGCCAGGTCGCGCGGCGCGAAGCCGTCCCGGTCGCGGAGCATCACCCGGACCGGGATGTCGACGGCCGCGCGGACCGCCTCGACGGTGGCCGGGTCGGGGGTCAGGCCGGCCGCGTCCATGTCGCTGACCAGTTCGATCCGGTCGGCGCCGCCGTCGGCGGCACGGCGGGCGTCGGCGGGGCCGAGCGCGATGACTTCCAGCAGCGGGCGCGACATAGGCGGCATGGTCCCATATGCGAGGCATGTTCCCCGGCGAATCGCCGCTGTGATCTCGCGTACGTCGATGCATCAGCGTAGCCGCGCGCCGAACCGCTCGCGCGCGGACCGTTCGTCACCCACGACGCGCCACCGGCCCTGACCGGCCGAGCCAGGATAGCCTGACCACCCATGACGGACATCCACGGTACGGTCGCGCCCGGTTACGAGCGGGTGGCGGAGGCGTTCGCGGCGAACATGGCGCGCGAGGCCGGTGCGGCGGTCGCGGTCTACCGGGCCGGTGAGCGGGTCGTCGATCTGTGGGGCGGCGTGGCGGATCCGGCGACCGGCCGGCGCTGGGAGCGCGACACGCTGCAGGTCGTCTTCTCCACCACCAAGGCGGTGCCGGCCACCGTCGCGCTGGTGCTGGCCGAGCGCGGCGTGCTCGACCTGGACGCGCCGGTCGCGGCGTACTGGCCGGAGTTCGCCCGGCACG
This genomic window from Catenuloplanes niger contains:
- a CDS encoding DoxX family protein; the protein is MLAIAAQALLGLALLGAGTGHLTVLRDEFHAQVPPWIPLDADFVVVASGVVEIALGLALLLTWRQPARGLVGAVTAAFFVAVFPGNIAQFTEHRDAFGLESDLARGIRLLFQPLLIVWALTATGAIPALRTLLHRRR
- a CDS encoding copper homeostasis protein CutC; its protein translation is MSRPLLEVIALGPADARRAADGGADRIELVSDMDAAGLTPDPATVEAVRAAVDIPVRVMLRDRDGFAPRDLAALRGTAKAVRGAGATEFVLGFLTPAGGVDLPAVQELLDVLDGAPWTFHRAIDHAADRTAAWDVLRDLPGLDCVLTAGCPSGVTDGLPVLAAEAASGIPVLAGGGLRPPHLTPLREAGVTAFHTGGAVRPEGRWDRPVDPDLVASWRAALS
- a CDS encoding alpha-ketoglutarate-dependent dioxygenase AlkB family protein; the encoded protein is MDLYVRYVPGALSDPDAVFGFLRTLEWDEGMRARQTASFGTPYDYSGRHHDPRPMPPELAAVAGTASVHAGHGFDNCLANRYETGANTMGFHRDSYAGPAPGSAVAIVSLGATRTLVFRGLDRQRRVEMPLAHGSLLLMTEETQRHWSHAVPRADGVGLRFSLTFRLSAS
- a CDS encoding SGNH/GDSL hydrolase family protein, coding for MTAVLAVTATVAAATPAQATGLTPGDYVALGDSFASGVGAPPYLESSGACLRSEDSYPRTWARIHSDFTLRDMTCSGATIADVRAGQMGALGARTTLVTITVGGNDDGFTNTVRTCLTGTDADCKAATDLAAHYARTTLADDLAALYTDIRARAPHARVLVLGYPRLVAEGTGSCGAVGLSAAKRQQVTHNADHLAAGIADAAGRAGVRFVEMRLPFLGHEACTTPMKNEWIHGVSADVTKHVQIFHPKRYGHAVVYAYMLSAEISKL